In Pseudanabaena galeata CCNP1313, one genomic interval encodes:
- a CDS encoding CHAP domain-containing protein, translating into MTILTKIKPSFKKTAVSSLLSLAAIVPSSVVLSQLFASPSEAASTCQCVGYVKNRFGITAAVGNAKDMIHSLPRHGFTRVNSPQPGAVVIMQPTFRGAHARYGHVGIVERTSVRNGSTFLTVRGSNQGGRWFSEFNCTNVAIVDFATPVNGRSDVSYWVRGNVSRPPSNPIRSVRFSGTSASGGINVRSGPGTNFGVVRRIGGNQRINFDAWQYGTTERDLWMRTPDARWYRISGTNQWVASAVVFGNAPNSRPMP; encoded by the coding sequence ATGACAATACTTACAAAGATCAAGCCTTCCTTCAAAAAGACCGCAGTTTCTAGCCTCCTTAGCTTAGCGGCAATCGTCCCTAGTAGTGTAGTTCTCTCTCAACTATTTGCAAGTCCTAGCGAAGCTGCCAGCACCTGCCAATGTGTCGGATATGTCAAAAACCGCTTTGGGATTACGGCTGCTGTGGGTAATGCTAAAGATATGATTCATAGCTTACCTCGACATGGATTTACCCGTGTCAACAGTCCTCAACCTGGTGCAGTTGTGATCATGCAACCCACCTTTCGCGGCGCTCATGCTAGATATGGTCATGTGGGCATTGTTGAGAGAACTTCAGTTCGCAATGGCAGTACTTTTCTGACTGTACGAGGCTCAAACCAAGGTGGTAGATGGTTCTCAGAATTTAACTGCACCAATGTTGCCATCGTCGATTTTGCAACTCCTGTAAATGGACGTTCTGATGTCTCTTACTGGGTAAGAGGCAATGTTTCCAGACCTCCAAGTAATCCTATCCGTTCTGTCAGATTTTCTGGAACCAGTGCTTCTGGCGGCATCAATGTTCGCTCTGGTCCTGGTACAAACTTCGGAGTTGTCCGACGCATCGGCGGCAATCAAAGAATTAACTTTGATGCTTGGCAGTATGGCACTACTGAGAGAGATTTGTGGATGAGGACACCCGATGCTCGTTGGTATCGCATCTCAGGCACTAATCAGTGGGTTGCTAGTGCTGTTGTCTTTGGCAATGCACCTAACTCTCGCCCAATGCCATAG
- a CDS encoding GspE/PulE family protein, with amino-acid sequence MNSPTINSSNSAIPFATPTSPWQLLKSGKISCEEALAQLVFSDGTVAVNLLDPEVSDRFFQKIGNQAGLPAIIPLLLWQGRFFLGSPEELSVQDIKSLSSRLGMTVEIIAISKKSYRDWFRRQNIRIGSASDISIGEGNLPFGDDLEPMAIAETAELKLAKATDQIGRIKAILASALQCRASDIHLEPTDKGLRIRFRIDGILRDIKTLPLDISRKVIVALKVMAEMDIADSRRPQDGRIGEQYTAEDNIAKDLDLRVSTLPCVNGEKIVIRLLPQENPFTNIADLGFTEKSRHTYENWLSQPQGMIIFTGPTGSGKTSTLYTSLQAIATENVNVTTVEDPVEYVLSNITQTQVNELAGMTFASGLRAILRQDPDIIMVGEIRDAETAETAIRAALTGHLVLTTMHTNDAPSAIPRIKDMGLDPSLVSDALLGVVAQRLVRRVCPHCSSAYVPSDHELEAIGLVRSEVSHQNFRKGKGCPKCFDTGYLGREAIIELLEVDDSIRQIIYEGSMTQLTRYLHSNDFQSFRQAVIAKVLSGITTIAEVLRVLPRSALAKRKEPKELPSNVTLLNVG; translated from the coding sequence ATGAATTCTCCAACTATTAATTCATCTAATTCGGCAATTCCTTTTGCCACTCCCACTAGTCCTTGGCAATTGTTGAAATCTGGCAAAATCTCCTGTGAAGAGGCTCTTGCCCAACTGGTATTTTCTGATGGCACGGTAGCGGTTAATCTCCTCGATCCTGAAGTCAGCGATCGCTTTTTTCAAAAGATTGGTAATCAAGCGGGACTACCAGCGATTATTCCTCTACTGCTATGGCAAGGACGCTTTTTTCTGGGTTCCCCAGAGGAATTATCTGTTCAAGATATTAAGAGTCTTAGTTCGCGACTAGGAATGACTGTGGAAATAATTGCGATTAGCAAAAAGAGCTATCGTGATTGGTTTCGCAGACAAAATATCCGTATTGGGAGTGCTTCCGATATTTCTATTGGTGAGGGGAATTTACCCTTTGGTGACGATCTTGAGCCAATGGCGATCGCGGAAACCGCAGAGTTAAAGTTAGCTAAAGCTACTGACCAAATTGGGCGGATTAAAGCGATTCTCGCTAGTGCTTTGCAATGTCGGGCTAGTGACATTCACTTAGAGCCTACCGATAAAGGGTTACGGATTCGATTCCGTATTGATGGCATTCTCCGTGATATCAAAACTTTACCATTAGACATTAGCCGCAAAGTAATCGTGGCGCTAAAGGTCATGGCGGAAATGGATATTGCTGATAGTCGCCGCCCCCAAGATGGTCGCATTGGTGAGCAATACACGGCTGAGGATAACATTGCCAAAGACTTAGATCTGCGGGTGAGTACTCTGCCCTGCGTCAACGGTGAGAAGATCGTCATTCGGCTACTGCCTCAAGAAAATCCCTTTACTAATATCGCGGATTTGGGCTTTACCGAAAAGTCTCGCCATACTTACGAAAACTGGCTCAGTCAACCTCAAGGAATGATTATTTTTACAGGGCCTACAGGTTCGGGTAAAACTAGTACTCTCTATACGAGCCTACAGGCGATCGCTACGGAAAATGTCAATGTCACAACGGTGGAAGATCCTGTAGAGTATGTCCTCTCCAATATTACCCAGACTCAAGTTAATGAGTTAGCGGGCATGACTTTTGCCTCTGGCTTACGGGCAATTCTACGTCAAGATCCTGACATCATTATGGTTGGTGAAATTCGTGATGCTGAAACGGCGGAGACGGCTATTCGGGCGGCGCTGACGGGACATTTGGTGTTAACAACTATGCACACTAATGATGCTCCTAGTGCGATTCCTCGCATTAAGGATATGGGACTCGATCCTAGTTTGGTAAGTGATGCTTTGCTGGGTGTGGTGGCTCAACGCCTTGTCCGTCGGGTTTGTCCCCATTGCTCTAGTGCCTATGTGCCATCTGACCATGAGCTTGAGGCGATCGGTTTGGTGCGTAGTGAGGTGAGTCATCAAAACTTTCGTAAGGGTAAGGGCTGTCCTAAATGTTTTGATACGGGCTATTTAGGTCGGGAGGCAATTATCGAATTACTGGAGGTTGATGATTCTATTCGGCAAATTATCTATGAGGGTTCGATGACGCAATTGACGCGCTATCTCCATAGCAATGATTTTCAGTCTTTTCGCCAAGCGGTGATCGCTAAGGTGCTGTCTGGGATTACTACGATCGCGGAGGTTTTACGGGTGCTACCGCGATCGGCTCTGGCTAAGCGGAAGGAACCTAAAGAGCTTCCAAGTAATGTTACTTTGCTTAATGTGGGGTGA